The nucleotide sequence ATTATGAGAGCCGCGACTGAACGTAAAATCATCCGCTGGTTTCACATCCTGGCCAGCATACCCATTCTGGGGTATATCTACGGGCCGGTTGCTACGTTACCCGAACCAGCCGTTGCCGTGAAGTTCGTTATCCTGCCCGCCGTCGTGCTATCCGGTTTCTGGCTCTGGCTGGGGCACCACGTCCGAAAATGGTGGCGCACCCGCTGATCCGGTAAAAGCCGCTATTTTTGTGGGGTAATCGCTAGCCTTTATGAGTAAGAAAAACCGTTCCGGCGTGGTGTACTCCACCAATCCGGACTTCCAATACCAATCCGACGATCAGCCCGGGGCTCAGACCCTGCCTCCTGCGCAGCAGAACCTAAAAATCTGGCTTGTCAAGCTGGGCGGCAGTAAAGTCGTTACGGCCGTTCGGGGGTTTATCGGCACCGATGCCGATCTGAGCGAACTGGGTAAACAGCTAAAAGCCGCCTGTGGGGCAGGCGGCTCAAGCAAGGACGACGAAATTCTGATTCAGGGCGACCACCGCGACAAAGTGCTGACGTGGCTTACCAGCAAAGGTTATAAAGCCAAAAAAGCGGGCGGCTGAGTCTTATTGAATACCGCCCATCCACTTCCGGAGCGGTTTGGCAAACAGCAGCAGTAGAAAGCCAAACCCCAGACTGAAATACACGACGTTCTGGAACATCATTGGCATCTGCTGCACGTTTTTCTCGTCGAAACCACCCGCAAACAAACCCGCAATAAGGTTACCCAGCGACGCTCCTACGAACCAGATACCCATAAGCTGGCTAGCGAAACGTTTGGGGGCCAGCTTGGTGAACGCGCTTAGCCCTACCGGACTCAGGCAGAGTTCGCCCAAAGTGTGGAATAAATACGTAAACGTCAGAAAGATAGGCGAGGTAATCTGCCCCGTTACGGCTATGCGCGAGGCAAATACCATGACCAGATACCCCAGGCCAAGCAGGATTAATCCAATGGCCAGCTTGGCAGGCGTCGGCAAATTGATATTCCGATTCGCCAGACCGATCCAGAGCGAGGCCATGACAGGCGAAAAAATCAGGATAAAGGCCGGATTGAAATTCTGAAACCAGCTCGACGGAATCTGCCAGCCAAAAACGTTCAGATCCGTGTACCGATCGGCAAAAATCTGGAGCGATGAACCCTGTTGTTCGAAACCTGCCCAGAACAGGGCAGCCGCCAGAAAGAATACAAACAAAACAACCACCCGTTTCTTCTCTACGGTATCAAGACCGCCCGCCAGCAGGATATACACGAAATAACTGACCGCTACCAACGAGATGATGGTGCCCATGGCCTGCGCCAGCCCCTGAGCGGTAGTCAGATCAATAACACCGGTCAGGTTCAGCACGAACAGAACCGCAGCCAGCCCAACCAGAAAGCCAATCAATGATTTATTTCCGTTCGAACTCCCTGCCTGAGCCGCTGCCGATTTTTCAGCGGGCGTAGGCTCATTCCCGTACTGACCCAAATAGCGCTGCCCCAGCGTACGAAACGTCAGCATACCCAGACCCATGCCAACCGCGGCCGCGCCAAAGCCGTAATGCCAGCCAACCTTCTGCCCCAGGTAGCCAACGATCGTGATGCCCAGAAACGAGCCGAGGTTGATCCCCATATAGAAGATCGAAAAAGCCGCATCCCGACGCGCCCCGCCTTCCGGATACAGCTCGCCAACAATCGTGCTGATGTTAGGCTTGAGCAACCCCGTACCCAGCGCTACTACGCACAAACCAGCATAAAACATGCCCTGACCCGATGGAATAGCCAGAATGATATGCCCAAGCATAATAACCAGGCCGCCATACCAGATGGATTTACGCTGTCCGAGAATGTTATCGGCAATCCAGCCGCCCGGCAGCGAAAGCAGATAAACAGAAGCAGTATAGATACCGTAGATAGCCGCGCCCTCTGTTTCATTCAGCCCCATCCCGCCCCGAATATTATCAATCAGGAACAGTAGCAGAATGGCCCGCATCCCGTAGTAGCTGAACCGTTCCCACATCTCGGTGAAAAACAGGACGTAAAGACCTGTCGGGTGACCGGTTCGGGCGACAGGCTTTTTAATAGTAGCTTCCATGCAGTTAGGTTAATTAGTCAGTTGACCGAAGAATGTTAATAAATACCGCAAAAAATAGGGGTAAATATACCGACAGCAGACTAAACCGCCAACTAACTTGCGCCCTCAACCTGAACTGATAATGCTGCTCTCTTTCGATTTCAAGCGTGACCCATACCTGATCCTGGATTTCTCAGCGAGCAACCCTGAGCTAACCAGCCTCAACCTTACCAACACCGCCCGCTTTACGGATTATGTCTTCGGCAAACTAAAGGCCGCCGGGGCGAAAATTGGCGTAGGCGGCTATAACGAACACCGGGTCATTTACCGACGCAGCCAACATTTTCAGCAAACCAGCGAACAGCCCCGCGAGATACACCTCGGTATCGACCTGTGGGCCGACGCCGAGACACCAGTATTCGCCCCGCTCGCCGGGGT is from Spirosoma taeanense and encodes:
- a CDS encoding peptide MFS transporter — encoded protein: MEATIKKPVARTGHPTGLYVLFFTEMWERFSYYGMRAILLLFLIDNIRGGMGLNETEGAAIYGIYTASVYLLSLPGGWIADNILGQRKSIWYGGLVIMLGHIILAIPSGQGMFYAGLCVVALGTGLLKPNISTIVGELYPEGGARRDAAFSIFYMGINLGSFLGITIVGYLGQKVGWHYGFGAAAVGMGLGMLTFRTLGQRYLGQYGNEPTPAEKSAAAQAGSSNGNKSLIGFLVGLAAVLFVLNLTGVIDLTTAQGLAQAMGTIISLVAVSYFVYILLAGGLDTVEKKRVVVLFVFFLAAALFWAGFEQQGSSLQIFADRYTDLNVFGWQIPSSWFQNFNPAFILIFSPVMASLWIGLANRNINLPTPAKLAIGLILLGLGYLVMVFASRIAVTGQITSPIFLTFTYLFHTLGELCLSPVGLSAFTKLAPKRFASQLMGIWFVGASLGNLIAGLFAGGFDEKNVQQMPMMFQNVVYFSLGFGFLLLLFAKPLRKWMGGIQ
- a CDS encoding translation initiation factor, whose amino-acid sequence is MSKKNRSGVVYSTNPDFQYQSDDQPGAQTLPPAQQNLKIWLVKLGGSKVVTAVRGFIGTDADLSELGKQLKAACGAGGSSKDDEILIQGDHRDKVLTWLTSKGYKAKKAGG